The Paenibacillus sp. FSL W8-0426 region CAGGGCATCGAAGCCGACGTGATCGTCGTCGACCCGCCGCGCAAAGGCTGCGATCCGCGCCTGCTGGAGACGATCCTGGAGATGAAGCCGGAACGCGTGGTGTATGTGAGCTGTAATCCGAGCACCTTGGCACGCGACTTGCGCGTACTGGAGGACGGCGGGTATCGGACGCTTGAGGTGCAGCCGGTGGATATGTTCCCGCATACGGTTCATGTGGAGAGTGTAGCGGTGTTGGTATGGAATGAAACAGAGCACTAGAAAGAGAGCAATGTGCGAAAGGCTCTATGCCAGAAGACCGACGCATTAAAAGAAATGAAAGACGCTGGGTAAATTCCTTCCCAGCGTCTTTTTTGTCAGTTTGCTTCCTATGCACGGCAAAAAGATTCACGAATTTATCTCCCGCAGCCTGATCTGCGGAACGAAGAGCATCGTCTCGTACCCGTATCAAACTTTGTATAATTCTGAAATAATCTAGGATTCACCTTTAATTTGGAGTAAGATTTCTCTTTCATGAAGTGGTATTATCTGGGGAGAAAGGAGGCTGGTTACAGTAAATTATGTAAGCGCTTTACATGGTTTTTGAAAAATTTCATGTGGGGGGAATGCTTCGAATGAGGAAATCATTTAAGCGGGTCGTTTCCGGGTTGCTTGCAGCGGCTCTGCTTCTTCCAGGCGGCTTGGTTGCTCCGACAATCAGTGCAGCTGATCCAGTGGAATCTAATTCACAAATCGTTTACCAGGAAACGTTCCAGAATGGTCAAGGCAAGGCAGCTCAATCAGGCGGTGCCCAGCTGAGCGCTGTAACTGGCAAGCCGTTTGCCGGAAATGATGATGGAGCTGCTTTAAAAGTGAATAATCGATCCAATAACTGGGACGGCGTGGACCTCGCATTCAGTGACCTTGGTTTGGTGGTTGACAAACAGTATACTGTAACCGCTTCCGTTTATGTTGACGAAGATTCTGACGCACCTGCAGCCGGGAAAGCCGTCCTTGAAATTGTAACCAACAAGGGTGTCGCTGGCTCAGAGGCATACAATGGAATCAGCTCTTCAGATTTTAAAGCAGGAGAAGGTGTTTTACTGTCTGCAGATCTCTCCGTTACCAGTGTGGTCAATACAGCTCTGCGAATCAAGTCTGATGAAGCTGGGAAGGAGGTCCCCTTCTATATCGGGGATATCACGATCACCCAAGTAGCAACACCTGTCCAACCTGCTGTGATCCTGAACCAAAGCTTTGAAGATGGAAATACCGGAGGCTGGGGCAAGCTGGGCTGGGGATCGAGCGGGGATACTGCGGTCGTTGACGGCGTAGCCTCCGAAGGTACGAAATCTCTGAAGTTCTTCAACCGGGCTGATGAGAAGGCCGTTCCTGCTCTCGTACTTACTGGCAAGATGAAATCCGACCGTAAGTATGATATTTCCCTCAAGGTCAGACTCGATTCAGGTGAAGGCGAATTCCATCTGGCTTCCAAGATGGATTCTGAAATATTGCCCGATGATCAGAAGTATCCTTGGCTTATAGGGAATAAGCTTGTAACCGCTTCCGACTGGACTTTATTTGAAACCAAAGGCTACGAAGTCCCTTCTAGAACGAATGAGTTCATCATCTATGTTGAACCATCGGGCAATGCTTTAACCTCGGATATTTACATTGATGAAGTCATCATCACCGATGTGACCCCTGGTCAAACCGCACCAGAGATTGTGGATAAAACGGGCATCTCTGCAGACTTTGAGAATGGTCTGGATGGATTCAAAGCACGGAACGGCCGTGAAACGGTAGTCCTTTCCCAAGACGATAATCATACACCTGACGGCAAGCAAAGCTTGCTTGTGACGACTACGGCGCAATATGATGCAGCCTTGGTTGGTGCTGCCGGTAAAATGGCAAAGAATCACGAATACGAGCTGTCTGCATGGGTGAAAATGGCGTCTGGCCAAGCACCTACAACACTTCGTATCAGTGTTCAATATGCGGACAGCGGCTTTGCAAACGTTTCACAGAATGCAACCGTTACAGATCAAGAATGGGTACGCCTAACAGGCAAGTATACGCTCACCACTACTCCAAGCGTACTCAACGCTTATATTGAAACGGCAAACAATGACGGGGGCAGCCGTACCTTTTTCTTAGATGACTTTACTCTAAAATATTTAGGACCTGTAGCAGTCGCGCCTCCGATTCAAGAAAATCTTCCTAATCTTAAGGATGTTTACAAGGATGATTTCCTGATCGGCAACATTGTTAATCCGTCCACCTTTGACGAGACAAGGCTTAAGCTTCTGAAGAAGCATCACAATGTCGTTACGTTTGAGAATGATATGAAGCCTGATTATGCCTATGGCAAGGACAGAGAATTTGATTTCACCGCAGAAGATGCCCTTGTCCAAAAAGTAAAAGATGCAGGCCTTGACCTACACGGCCACGTGCTCGTCTGGCATGCGCAGTCACCTACATGGCTTCATACCGCAGCTAACGGCGAACCATTGAGCCGTGATGAAGCTCTGGCCAATCTAAGAACGCATGTTAAAACGGTCGTTGAGCACTTTGGTGACCAAGTCATTTCCTGGGACGTTGTCAACGAAGCCATGAACGATAACCCGCCTAATCCGGAAGACTGGAAAAATGCATTGCGTAATTCCGGCTGGCTGCAAGCCATCGGCCCCGACTTTATTGAGGAGGCATTCCTCGCGGCAAAAGAAGTCATTGATGAGAACGGCTGGGATATCAAGCTTTACTACAACGACTACAACGATGACAACCAGAATAAATCTACGGCCATCTACAGCATGGTGAAAGAGATCAATGAGAAGTACGCCGCCAATCACCCTGGCGAGAAACTGATTGACGGCATCGGCATGCAAGCCCACTATAATCTGGGCACCAGATTGGACAATGTCAAGATGTCGCTGGAGCGTTTCATTTCCTTGGGCGTAGAAGTCAGCGTGACCGAATTGGACATCATGGCAGGCACCAACTCTGCAATCACTGAAAAAGAAGCGAAACAGCAGGCATACTTGTATGCCCAATTGATGGATCTCTATAAGAAAAACAGCGAGCATATTCCGCGTGTCACCTTCTGGGGGTTAAATGACGGCACCAGCTGGAGAGCCGAGCAGAACCCGACCTTGTTCGATAAGAGTTTTCAAGCCAAAGAGGCGTTCTACGGGGTCGTTGATCCGGAGAAGTACCTGACGGAAAATCCACCTGAAGAGCTTGAATACAAGAAATCAACCGCTCACTATGGGACACCGGCTATCGATGGCTCCGTAGACAGCATATGGAGCAACGCTCCTGAATTGAAACTGGATACGAAGCAAATGGCATGGTCCGGTGCGACGGGAACAGCAAAAGTACTCTGGGATGACGACAATCTGTATGTGCTCGTTCAAGTCAGAGACGATCAACTGAACAAGACCAACCCGAATGCATGGGAGCAGGATTCCGTCGAAGTTTTCGTTGATGAAAATAACGGAAAAACGTCCAGCTTCCAAGACGATGATGGACAATACAGAGTGAATTTTGAGAACGTCGCATCCTTTAATCCCGCGGAAATCGCAGCAGGTTTCGAATCCAAAGTCGCTGTTGCCGGTACCAACTACACCGTTGAAATGAAGATTCCATTCAAAAAGGTTAAACCTGCGAACAATGCCAAAATTGGCTTTGATGCGCAGATTAATGATGCCAAAGACGGCAGCAGAATCAGCGTGAACGCATGGAACGATGCATCCGGTCAAGGCTACCAGGATACTTCCGTATTCGGTGAATTGACGCTGACTGGCAAACCTTCTTCCGGCGGCAGCAACGGTGGAGGCAACAACGGTGGAGGTAACCATGGTGGTAGTGGCGGATCGAGCTCAGGGACTACTCCGCAGCCCCAGCCTCAACCACAGCTGCCAGGGAACGATTCGGTGGTTGTACCGGTAATTAAAGTCGAAAATGAAACAGCCACAGCAACCATTTCGAGCGAGAGCCTGAATAAAGCCATTGAAAAAGCTTCTCCAGGTGAAAATGGCAAGAAACAGGTTGCCATCGAAGTGCCGAAGCAAGCAAATGCACAATCCTATGTTGTGCAATTCCCGACTTCAAACCTGCAAAGCAACAATAATGTTGAGTTTGTGCTTAAGACGGACCATGCAACACTTCAAATTCCGTCCAACATGCTTTCTAATATCACGGAACAAGCAGGCCAAGTCTCTATTCAGATTAACAAAATCTCGGCAGATCGCTTGAGTGCAGATGTTCGCGCTAAAGTGGGCAGCCGTCCGGTGATCGATCTAAGCGTAAAAGCCGGGGACCGTGTTCTGGCCTGGAACAATCCTGCGGCCCCTGTAACGGTATCCGTACCGTACACACCAGCTGCGCAGGAGCTTGTCAATACAGATCAAATCGTGATTCTACGCATTGATAATCAAGGACAGGCAACAGCGATACCAAACGGACGCTATGATGCTAAGTCCGGCTCGGTTGTGTTCAAAACAACTGAATTTAGCACCTATGGGGTGGCATACGTAACCAAGTCTTTTGCCGATGTGCAACATGTCCTCTGGGCAAAACAAGCAGTCGAAGCGATGGCTGCGCGCGATATTATTAAAGGCGTTTCCGATGACAGCTTTGCTCCTGCGGCTTCCATCACAAGAGCAGACTTTATCACCTTGCTTGTTCGAGCGCTTGAATTGAAGGGCTCGGACACGAACACGGCAGCTTTCAGCGATGTACAGCCAAACGCGTACTATGCACAGGCCGTGGCTATTGCCAAAGAATTGGGTATCGCATCCGGATTCGCAGATAATACATTCAAACCAGGCAGCAGCATTTCCCGTCAAGATATGATGGTTCTGACGGCGAAAGCCCTGAAAGCAGCTGGTAAGCAAACTGTCGGCAACGGAAATCTGGTTCCTTATTCCGATGCTGCAAGCATTTCCACTTACGCTGTAGATAGTGTAACATCCCTCGTAGGAAGCGAAATCGTCAACGGCAAAGATGGCAAAATTGCACCAGCCGAACCATTGACCCGCGCTGAAGCAGCGATGATTCTCTACCGGATCTGGAAAATGTAAGTGATTTTAAAGGATATCTCGAAAAATTAGGCAACTCATTGAAGCTGCTGTCTGTACTTTACAGGCGGCAGCTTTTTCAAATTCCATTGCCCTCGATCATGATTGTAGTATAGATCGCTAACCAACCGCTTCCATTTGCAGGTTTGGATCATACGATGAATGAGTTCAAATTTCAGCTTTACTGAAACTTTGGTAACTTTCGATTTTTTGCTTCATCCATTTCATGAATTTGCAAATACTCGATTCTATGCCAATATGGGGCGAACTGAATCCCGAGAGCCTATATAAACCGCACTAATCATTCACACTAGAGCACTGCGAGTGCAGTACCATCTTCCGATGGCTGTTATCCCCAGATTTTTTGGATTCCCCTTTTCTAAGGGGAAAATCCGGTGAACAGCCTATGCTTCCGATGCAGCTTTCTTTCAGAAAGCTTTTAGCGCACGCTTTGCTTCTCCAGATTGGTTCTACCTCTCCGTTAACGTGTGTTTGTTTTTTGTGGTTTATATAGAAACCGACTCAAAATCATTCGTTTACGCGCTTTTATTTAGGAGGGAGCCGCTACTCGATGCGGAATATCGTTGATCCAATACATAAACATCATAAATTTTACTTTTTTCCACTTTGCAATAAAGATGGAATCTGATAGGATAAGGTTATAAATACGATGGTTTTAGTAAGGATTAAAAGGAGGCCGCCTTGCCATGCAAGAACTAACACATCTGGATCAACTTGAGGCTGAAGCGATATACATTATCAGAGAAGTAGCAGCGGAGTGCGAGAAACCGGTCATGTTGTACTCCATCGGCAAGGACAGCTCGGTCATGCTGCACTTGGCCCTCAAGGCTTTCTACCCCGAGAAGCCGCCGTTCCCGTTCATGCATATCGATACAACCTGGAAGTTTAAGGAGATGATCGAGTTCCGCGACCGAAAGGCGAAGGAGTTCGGTATCGAGATGATCGTGCACTCTAATGAAGAGGCTATTCAACAAGGAATCAACCCCTTCGACCATGGTTCCGCATATACCGACATTATGAAAACCCAAGCCCTGAAGCAGGGATTGGACAAATACGGATTCACGGTTGCGTTCGGCGGGGGAAGACGTGATGAGGAGAAGTCGCGTGCCAAGGAGCGGATTTTCTCGTTCCGGAACAAGAACCACTCGTGGGACCCGAAGAACCAACGTCCGGAGATGTGGAAGCTGTTCAACACGCGAATCAACAAGGGAGAGAGCATTCGAGTCTTTCCGCTGTCCAACTGGACCGAGAAGGATATCTGGCAATACATTCGTCGGGAGAACATCGATATCGTTCCGCTTTACTCCGCGGACGTAAGACCGATCGTTAATCGTGACGGGCATATCATCATGGTGGATGACGAGCGGATGAAGCTTGAGCCTGGCGAGAAGGTAGAGATGAAGAAGATTCGCTTCCGCACGTTAGGTTGCTACCCGCTCACGGGCGGAGTCGAGTCCGATGCCGTTACGCTGGACGAGATCATTGAGGAGACATTGGGTGCGGTATCTTCCGAACGGACCAGTCGGGTTATCGACCAAGAAGCGGCGGGAAGCATGGAACGACGCAAACGGGAGGGCTATTTCTAACATGAAGAGTCTACTTAAATTCATTACCTGCGGAAGTGTGGATGACGGCAAGTCCACGCTGATCGGACATATGCTCTATGACGCCAAGCTGCTGTTCGCCGATCAAGAACGCGCGCTTGAGCTCGATAGCCGACTGGGAAGCCGAGGCGGCAAGATCGACTACTCGTTGCTCCTCGACGGCTTGCTGGCTGAACGCGAACAAGGGATTACGATCGACGTGGCTTATCGTTATTTTACGACGTCTCATCGTTCCTTCATCGTGGCGGACACGCCGGGACACGAAGAGTATACGCGCAACATGGCTGTAGGCGCTTCCTTTGCCGATCTAGCCATCATTCTGGTGGACGCTACCAAAGGCATCATTACCCAGACCAAACGCCATGCCCGGATCTGCGCCCTGATGGGGATCAAGCACCTCGTATTGGCTGTGAACAAGATGGATCTGGTCGGCTTCGACCAGAGGACGTTCGAGGCGATCAAGGAAGAGTTCATCCAAACGACGGCTGAATTGCAAATCAAGAGCATTCAGGTCATTCCCGTGTCCGCTACGGAAGGGGACAATATCACAACCAAGTCGCCGAATGCCCCTTGGTACGAAGGGTTAGCTTTACTGCCGTATTTGGAAAATATAGATATTCATACTGCCGATGATGCGAAGCCTTTCATGATGCCGGTTCAGCGTGTAAGCAGACCGGACCATACGTTCCGTGGGTTCCAGGGCCAGATCGAGGCTGGTAAGATTTCGGTCGGAGACGAACTCATGACTCTGCCAAGTCGGGAGAAAGCAAAGGTTAAACGGATTTTGGTGACGGACCAAGATCGGGATTCGGCTTATGCCGGCCAACCGGTTACGATACAACTGGACCGCGAAGTCGATGTCTCGCGGGGCTGCGTGCTCACGATGGACAATCAAGTCCAAGAAGCGGAAAGCTTCGTATCTACGATCCTGTGGATGGACGATTCCGTCCTGACTCCGGGCAAGCATTATTGGGTAAAGGTCGGAACGAAGACTCTTCCGGGCACTGTAACGGCGATTACCCATAAGATTGACATTAACACGGGCCATACCGTTCCGGCGGATCAAATTGTTAAGAACGAATTGGCCAAGTGTGAATTCACGCTGTCGGATCGCATCGTCTTCGATTCCTTCGAACACAATAAGAGCATCGGAGGTTTTATCCTTATCGATCGTGTCACCAACATGACGTCGGCTTGCGGAGTCATCGATGAAGCGTTGAAGGGAGACAGCCGATTTGCCACACCGGATACGGGGATCACGAGAGAGGTTCGCGCCCAGCAAAAAGGACAATCTCCGCTCACCGTCTGGTTTACTGGCTCGGATACGGCAGCTCTCGCCAAGGAAGTGGAGAAGCGACTAATGTCATCCGGTCACCATACGATGCTGCTTGAGAGCGTCGGGGGAGAATCGTTCCGCCGCACGGCGGAGGTGGCAAAGGTGTTGAACGACGCCGGCCTAATCACACTGGTATCCCATGATTCTATCAGTGCGGGCGAACTTGAGACAGCTCGAGAGATCATCGGGGGCAAAGGATTTATCGAAGTTAACGCGGACGAGATCGGCGGAACGTCCACCCAGGATGCCGCGAAATCCGTAGTTAAACGAGTCGTGAAATCCGTTATCGCTCACAGTCCTTCGGATAGCTACGACATTTAATAAGCATGTCAGATACAGCGGTTGCCGATCAGGCAGCCGCTTGTTTGTTTCGTCAAGATTCCTTTAGGTGGGGAGAGGGATCTCTGAATTTGCTTTATTGTGGGGACAAAAAACAATAAAAAACCGGATTGCTTTATTACGCATCAATTCGGTTTTTTTACTGTTCGACGTTCTGGTCCATCAATCTGCTGAAAAATGAACAACTGCACTATACAACATCTTGTCGCGAAGCGAGTCGAACGTCACTTGATGCTGGACCTGCTTCACCCGCAGCAGCAGAGCCTTATTCATTCCGATTCGGTCTTCAATCGCCCGTTCCAGTTCATGGAAGTCATAAGCCTGCAGGCATTCGACTTTGTCTTTGATCATATCCAATGAAATTTCCATAATATCGTTCAGACCTCCTCCATGTCACGATTTGCAGGTACAAAAGCCTGCCGAGCTTTTATTGTAGAGGAGCTTTTCCGGTTCGGCAAGAGCAAACGAAGCGAACAAAACGATGGAGGCGGTTGGGTTTCTATACTGAGGGTACCCAAGCGACAAGGTAGAATTATGCTTGAATAGTAAAAGTCGAATACTCCACCTTATGGTACAATGGACTTGGATCTAATATGAGGTCGTGACTATAAAAATGATTGATTTTCTTAAGAATAAAGGATTAAAGGCATTTTACGAAATATCGGCGATTGCAGAGCACCCAAATCTGTTATTCTCTAACGATAAAGAACAATACCATTCCGAGGCGCAGTTTAACCTTTATACCATCCAACATTTGAATAAGCTAATTAAAAAGAACAATATATCAATAAACGAATTACAACAGATTTTTGGCTTTATTGAGACGTCTTGGTCTGATTATTTGAGAAAATATTATCGAGGAAAATCGTTTGTCTATTATCTGTGGGCGGACGATCAGATTCCAGCATTCCGTTTTTCTGTCGTTTCTTATTATGAGGGTATAGAACTCCCCTTCAGATGTAGCTTAAACAAGGTAAATGACATGATTGAGGTTTTATCACTGTATGTCAACAAAGCTCAATTCGATGGAGTGACCACTCTTGAGTTAGATGATGCAGATGAAACGGATGAAGCTAGCCCTTCTTCCGACTCAGACAACGTTTATACGCTTACGGTGTATTCCAAGAAGATCATTTGTTGAAACAAGAGAACGCCAAAGAGTCACAAATACAAATACAAATACAGATAATAGGTCTTAAAACATAGGAGGGACCATGTCCTGGAGTAAATTGAAGCAAAATTTGGAGAGTTTCATCTCTCCTGCGTTAAATGAAAGGGTCGAATTTCGGGCAACCAGTTACCGTTATCTACCTGATAAATCCGGAAGTTGTTATCTCACTGTAGATAAAAAGAACGTGCTTAATATGAGTGATGCAACTAGCTCCATCCGTTGGTATAAGACAGAGCAGGAAATCAAAAATGATCCAGAACTCTACATCCCGATTAGCGTTGAAGACATTGAAGCGGTCCGAAAAGATGCCAAAGGCACGATTCCCGAGGATCGTCTAAAAGTCATTGCAAGAAGTCGGAAAATTTCAGAGCTTGCTAAAGAGCTTTTAGCCGCGCAGACCGCGTTAAGCAAATCCAATTTTACCGTTACAGCGACGACGTTCTTGTCGACTTCAATCGAGGAAAGCCTGGAGAGCAACGATATTTTACTGAATATTTTGGCTTTGGTGGACAAGCGAGTTGGCAAAAAGCGAATTTTAAATATGTCGGATAAGGTAAAATTAAAACATCCCGCTGTGCAGTATTTTTATGAGCTGCGGCGCAGTACGTTATGACAACAAACGTCTTTCATTGACGAGGCACATCGTGTCATCCATCGGTGGTAAGCAGGGAGGGGCGGCGCCCTTCCTTTTTTTGCGAGTTCATTGGGGAGTCTGCTGGTCTCTTGGGTATGATATACTCATTTAGATGTCTACCATATAACATATACCGTGACCGTCGTTTGAACTACGTTGCTAAAGCATGTTATAAGTGAAGATGAAGCAAGGGCATGAAGGGTTAATTTTTTTTATTTTCGAGGACAAAGAGTTGTCCTGATTTTTATAGAGGGGTTTTTGAGATGACGAACAATTTTTGGCGTGATTTGCCACGGCCTTTTTTTATACTGGCACCGATGGAAGATGTGACGGATGTGGTGTTTCGCCATGTCGTAAGCGCAGCAGCCAGACCGGACGTGTTTTTTACGGAGTTTGCGAATACAGAGAGCTATTGCCACCCGGAGGGGAATAAAAGCGTGCGCGGGCGTTTGACGTTTACAGAGGATGAACAGCCCATGGTCGCCCATATCTGGGGGGATAAGCCGGAGTATTTCCGTGAAATGAGTATCGGTATGGCGAAAGAAGGCTTTAAGGGCATCGATATCAATATGGGTTGTCCTGTAGCGAATGTAGCCGAGAATGGAAAGGGGAGCGGCCTGATCTGCCGTCCTGAAACTGCAGCGGAA contains the following coding sequences:
- a CDS encoding endo-1,4-beta-xylanase, whose protein sequence is MRKSFKRVVSGLLAAALLLPGGLVAPTISAADPVESNSQIVYQETFQNGQGKAAQSGGAQLSAVTGKPFAGNDDGAALKVNNRSNNWDGVDLAFSDLGLVVDKQYTVTASVYVDEDSDAPAAGKAVLEIVTNKGVAGSEAYNGISSSDFKAGEGVLLSADLSVTSVVNTALRIKSDEAGKEVPFYIGDITITQVATPVQPAVILNQSFEDGNTGGWGKLGWGSSGDTAVVDGVASEGTKSLKFFNRADEKAVPALVLTGKMKSDRKYDISLKVRLDSGEGEFHLASKMDSEILPDDQKYPWLIGNKLVTASDWTLFETKGYEVPSRTNEFIIYVEPSGNALTSDIYIDEVIITDVTPGQTAPEIVDKTGISADFENGLDGFKARNGRETVVLSQDDNHTPDGKQSLLVTTTAQYDAALVGAAGKMAKNHEYELSAWVKMASGQAPTTLRISVQYADSGFANVSQNATVTDQEWVRLTGKYTLTTTPSVLNAYIETANNDGGSRTFFLDDFTLKYLGPVAVAPPIQENLPNLKDVYKDDFLIGNIVNPSTFDETRLKLLKKHHNVVTFENDMKPDYAYGKDREFDFTAEDALVQKVKDAGLDLHGHVLVWHAQSPTWLHTAANGEPLSRDEALANLRTHVKTVVEHFGDQVISWDVVNEAMNDNPPNPEDWKNALRNSGWLQAIGPDFIEEAFLAAKEVIDENGWDIKLYYNDYNDDNQNKSTAIYSMVKEINEKYAANHPGEKLIDGIGMQAHYNLGTRLDNVKMSLERFISLGVEVSVTELDIMAGTNSAITEKEAKQQAYLYAQLMDLYKKNSEHIPRVTFWGLNDGTSWRAEQNPTLFDKSFQAKEAFYGVVDPEKYLTENPPEELEYKKSTAHYGTPAIDGSVDSIWSNAPELKLDTKQMAWSGATGTAKVLWDDDNLYVLVQVRDDQLNKTNPNAWEQDSVEVFVDENNGKTSSFQDDDGQYRVNFENVASFNPAEIAAGFESKVAVAGTNYTVEMKIPFKKVKPANNAKIGFDAQINDAKDGSRISVNAWNDASGQGYQDTSVFGELTLTGKPSSGGSNGGGNNGGGNHGGSGGSSSGTTPQPQPQPQLPGNDSVVVPVIKVENETATATISSESLNKAIEKASPGENGKKQVAIEVPKQANAQSYVVQFPTSNLQSNNNVEFVLKTDHATLQIPSNMLSNITEQAGQVSIQINKISADRLSADVRAKVGSRPVIDLSVKAGDRVLAWNNPAAPVTVSVPYTPAAQELVNTDQIVILRIDNQGQATAIPNGRYDAKSGSVVFKTTEFSTYGVAYVTKSFADVQHVLWAKQAVEAMAARDIIKGVSDDSFAPAASITRADFITLLVRALELKGSDTNTAAFSDVQPNAYYAQAVAIAKELGIASGFADNTFKPGSSISRQDMMVLTAKALKAAGKQTVGNGNLVPYSDAASISTYAVDSVTSLVGSEIVNGKDGKIAPAEPLTRAEAAMILYRIWKM
- the cysD gene encoding sulfate adenylyltransferase subunit CysD → MQELTHLDQLEAEAIYIIREVAAECEKPVMLYSIGKDSSVMLHLALKAFYPEKPPFPFMHIDTTWKFKEMIEFRDRKAKEFGIEMIVHSNEEAIQQGINPFDHGSAYTDIMKTQALKQGLDKYGFTVAFGGGRRDEEKSRAKERIFSFRNKNHSWDPKNQRPEMWKLFNTRINKGESIRVFPLSNWTEKDIWQYIRRENIDIVPLYSADVRPIVNRDGHIIMVDDERMKLEPGEKVEMKKIRFRTLGCYPLTGGVESDAVTLDEIIEETLGAVSSERTSRVIDQEAAGSMERRKREGYF
- a CDS encoding GTP-binding protein, with protein sequence MKSLLKFITCGSVDDGKSTLIGHMLYDAKLLFADQERALELDSRLGSRGGKIDYSLLLDGLLAEREQGITIDVAYRYFTTSHRSFIVADTPGHEEYTRNMAVGASFADLAIILVDATKGIITQTKRHARICALMGIKHLVLAVNKMDLVGFDQRTFEAIKEEFIQTTAELQIKSIQVIPVSATEGDNITTKSPNAPWYEGLALLPYLENIDIHTADDAKPFMMPVQRVSRPDHTFRGFQGQIEAGKISVGDELMTLPSREKAKVKRILVTDQDRDSAYAGQPVTIQLDREVDVSRGCVLTMDNQVQEAESFVSTILWMDDSVLTPGKHYWVKVGTKTLPGTVTAITHKIDINTGHTVPADQIVKNELAKCEFTLSDRIVFDSFEHNKSIGGFILIDRVTNMTSACGVIDEALKGDSRFATPDTGITREVRAQQKGQSPLTVWFTGSDTAALAKEVEKRLMSSGHHTMLLESVGGESFRRTAEVAKVLNDAGLITLVSHDSISAGELETAREIIGGKGFIEVNADEIGGTSTQDAAKSVVKRVVKSVIAHSPSDSYDI
- a CDS encoding DUF2536 family protein encodes the protein MEISLDMIKDKVECLQAYDFHELERAIEDRIGMNKALLLRVKQVQHQVTFDSLRDKMLYSAVVHFSAD